Proteins from a genomic interval of Channa argus isolate prfri chromosome 11, Channa argus male v1.0, whole genome shotgun sequence:
- the arsk gene encoding arylsulfatase K produces MDTFAVVLIFIFHFYGKTLCQNGTGPNIVMVMSDAFDGRLTFDPGSKVVQLPFINYLRELGSTFINAYTNSPICCPSRAAMWSGQFVHLTQSWNNYKCLDGNVTTWMDVLEANGYLTKMMGKLDYNSGSHSVSNRVEAWTRDVQFLLRQEGRPVMQIVGNMSTVRIMEKDWENTDMAKQWIHQRAASSHQPFALYLGLNLPHPYKTESLGPTAGGSTFLTSPYWLKKVSSELISVPKWLPMANMHPVDYYSTYTKNCSGVFTDDEIKSIRTFYYAMCAEADAMLGQVISALRETGLLNNTVVIFTADHGELAMEHRQFYKMSMFEGSSHVPLLIMGPGLMSGRQVNQLVSLVDIYPTVLDLAGISAVLNLSGHSLLPLLSKSGPFSKKQHPDWVLSEYHGCNVNASTYMLRSGQWKYIAYADGLSVSPQLFDVTLDKEELHNVVVKFPNVQAQLDKLLRSIVDYPKVSKVVHLYNKKAFGSWRESLGRNYSLVIANLRWHVDWQKDVLANEEAIDRWLYGSV; encoded by the exons ATGGATACATTTGCGGTGGTTttgattttcatatttcatttttatggtAAAACGTTGTGCCAAAATGGGACCGGACCCAACATTGTAATGGTGATGAGCGATGCATTT gATGGGCGACTGACCTTTGATCCTGGCAGCAAAGTTGTGCAGCTGCCATTTATAAACTATCTCAGGGAGCTTGGCTCCACCTTCATCAATGCCTACACCAATTCACCCATCTGCTGCCCTTCAAGGGCTG CAATGTGGAGCGGTCAGTTTGTTCACCTCACTCAATCATGGAACAATTACAAGTGCCTTGATGGTAATGTAACCACATGGATGGATGTGCTGGAAGCTAATGGATATCTTACCAAGATGATGGGAAAGCTGGACTACAACTCAGGGAGTCACTCTGTCAG TAATCGAGTTGAGGCCTGGACACGAGATGTTCAGTTCCTTCTGCGCCAAGAAGGCCGACCAGTTATGCAAATTGTTGGCAACATGTCAACTGTAAGAATCATGGAAAAAGACTGGGAAAACACAGACATGGCTAAACAGTGGATTCACCAGAGAGCTGCATCCTCACACCAGCCCTTTGCCCTTTATCTTGGCCTTAATTTACCTCACCCATATAAAACGGAATCCCTGGGCCCTACTGCAGGAGGATCAACTTTCCTAACCTCACCATACTGGCTGAAGAAG GTCTCTTCTGAACTCATATCTGTTCCTAAATGGCTGCCCATGGCTAACATGCACCCTGTTGACTACTACTCTACCTACACCAAAAACTGTAGTGGTGTTTTCACTGACGATGAAATCAAAAGCATCCGGACCTTCTATTATGCCATGTGTGCTGAAGCAGATGCCATGCTGG GCCAGGTGATCTCAGCTCTGAGAGAGACTGGTCTGCTTAACAACACTGTTGTGATCTTTACGGCTGACCATGGAGAGCTAGCCATGGAGCACCGGCAGTTCTATAAGATGTCAATGTTTGAAGGCAGTTCACATGTCCCCCTGCTAATCATGGGGCCTGGGCTGATGTCTGGCCGGCAGGTCAATCAGCTTGTGTCTTTGGTTGACATCTATCCCACGGTGCTGG accTTGCAGGAATTTCCGCAGTATTAAATCTCAGTGGCCATTCGCTGCTTCCTCTGCTTTCCAAGTCCGGTCCTTTTTCCAAAAAGCAACATCCAGACTGGGTACTGAGTGAATATCATGGTTGTAATGTTAATGCTTCTACATACATGCTCAGAAGTGGCCAGTGGAAATACATTGCGTATGCAGATGGCCTTAGTGTCTCCCCACAACTTTTTG ACGTTACACTGGACAAGGAAGAACTTCACAATGTGGTTGTGAAATTCCCAAATGTGCAGGCACAGCTGGACAAGTTATTGCGTAGTATTGTAGACTATCCAAAAGTCTCTAAAGTCGTTCACCTCTataataaaaaagcatttgGTTCTTGGCGTGAGAGTCTTGGGAGAAACTACAGTCTGGTCATTGCTAATCTCAGGTGGCATGTAGACTGGCAAAAAGATGTGTTAGCCAATGAGGAAGCTATTGACAGGTGGCTTTATGGTTCCGTGTAA
- the arrdc3a gene encoding arrestin domain-containing protein 3a has protein sequence MVLGKVKSFVVSFDCLNDSNVPVFSSGDCVSGRVVIEVTGEIRVKSLKIHAKGFAKVRWTESRNAGSNTAYTQNYTEEVEYLNHKDILIGHERDDDNSEEGLTTIHSGRHEYAFSFELPQTPLATSFEGKHGSVRYWVKAELHRPWLLPMKTKKEFTVFEHIDINTPLLLSPQAGTKDKTLCCWFCTSGPISLSAKIERKGYTPGESIQIFAEIENCSSRMVVPKAAIYQTQTFYAKGKMKEVKQLVANLRGESLSSGKTETWSGKMLKIPPVSPSILDCSIIRVEYSLMVYVDIPGAINLSLNLPLVIGTIPLHPFGSRTSSVSSQCSMSWLGMGLAERPEAPPSYAEIVTEEQRPISLDVPAAREELDGPLFAYIHEFRFQPPPLYSEIDPNPDHASRTEERRLDACPSR, from the exons ATGGTGCTAGGAAAGGTAAAGAGCTTCGTAGTAAGCTTTGACTGTCTCAATGACAGCAATGTTCCCGTTTTCTCCAGCGGGGACTGCGTCTCAGGGAGGGTGGTCATTGAAGTCACCGGAGAAATCCGGGTGAAATCTCTCAAGATCCACGCAAAAGGATTTGCAAAAGTTCGTTGGACTGAGTCGAGAAATGCTGGATCCAACACTGCCTACACGCAAAACTACACAGAAGAAGTGGAATACCTAAatcacaaagacattttaattggACACGAGAGAG ATGATGATAACTCTGAGGAAGGACTCACTACTATCCATTCAGGAAGACACGAGTATGCATTCAGCTTCGAGCTTCCCCAAAC ACCTCTGGCTACCTCTTTTGAAGGGAAGCATGGTAGTGTGCGCTATTGGGTGAAGGCAGAACTCCACAGGCCGTGGCTCTTGCCCATGAAGACCAAGAAGGAATTTACAGTCTTTGAGCACATTGATATCAACACTCCATTATTGCTg TCACCCCAGGCCGGCACAAAAGACAAGACGTTATGTTGTTGGTTCTGCACCTCAGGTCCTATTTCCCTAAGTGCCAAAATTGAAAGGAAGGGATACACCCCAG GAGAATCGATCCAGATCTTTGCAGAGATTGAGAACTGCTCATCCCGTATGGTGGTGCCTAAGGCAGCCATCTACCAGACCCAGACCTTCTATGCTAAAGGGAAGATGAAGGAGGTTAAGCAGCTGGTGGCTAATCTGCGAGGAGAGTCTTTGTCCTCGGGCAAGACTGAGACCTGGAGCGGCAAGATGCTGAAAATCCCACCTGTATCCCCCTCCATCCTGGACTGCAGCATCATTAGAGTGGAGTACTCATTAATG GTATACGTGGACATACCTGGAGCGATTAACCTGTCTCTTAACCTGCCCCTGGTTATCGGAACCATCCCTCTCCACCCCTTTGGTTCCCGTACCTCTAGCGTCAGCAGCCAGTGCAGCATGAGCTGGCTGGGAATGGGTCTGGCTGAGAGACCTGAAG cTCCACCAAGCTATGCAGAAATTGTGACAGAAGAGCAAAGGCCAATTAGTCTGGATGTTCCAGCAGCTCGAGAGGAGCTGGATGGACCTCTCTTTGCCTATATTCATGAGTTTCGCTTCCAGCCCCCTCCTCTGTACTCTGAG ATTGATCCAAACCCAGATCATGCCAGCCGTACAGAGGAGCGCAGGCTCGATGCCTGCCCCTCACGCTGA